A single genomic interval of Bradyrhizobium japonicum USDA 6 harbors:
- a CDS encoding ribonuclease D — protein sequence MTVRLHRGDLPDLSRYTGAVAIDTETMGLNPHRDRLCVVQLSPGDGSADVVQIPKGHTDAPNLKALLANPAITKIFHFARFDVAVLYETFGVMTGPIYCTKIASRLTRTYTDRHGLKDLVREVLNVDLSKQQQSSDWGSDSLTEPQLAYAASDVLHLHALRERLDAMLVREGRTALAKACFDFLPTRALLDLQGWAEEDIFAHS from the coding sequence ATGACCGTACGCCTGCATCGCGGCGACCTGCCCGACCTGTCCCGCTACACCGGAGCGGTGGCGATCGACACCGAGACCATGGGGCTGAACCCGCACCGCGACCGGCTCTGCGTGGTGCAGCTCTCGCCCGGCGACGGCAGCGCCGACGTCGTGCAGATCCCCAAAGGCCACACCGACGCGCCGAACCTGAAGGCCCTGCTGGCCAATCCCGCGATCACGAAAATCTTCCATTTCGCGCGGTTCGACGTCGCGGTGCTGTACGAGACGTTTGGCGTCATGACCGGCCCGATTTATTGCACCAAGATTGCCTCCCGCCTGACCCGCACCTACACCGACCGGCATGGCCTCAAGGACCTCGTGCGCGAGGTGCTCAATGTCGACCTCTCCAAGCAGCAACAGTCCAGCGACTGGGGTTCCGACAGCCTGACCGAGCCGCAGCTCGCCTACGCCGCCTCCGACGTGCTGCACCTTCATGCCCTGCGCGAGCGGCTCGACGCCATGCTGGTGCGGGAAGGCCGCACCGCGCTGGCAAAAGCCTGTTTCGACTTCCTGCCGACCCGCGCCCTGCTCGACCTCCAGGGCTGGGCGGAAGAGGACATTTTCGCGCATTCCTGA
- the lptC gene encoding LPS export ABC transporter periplasmic protein LptC — MNSAQNPTYDAALAAKFANAARHSRLVRILRIAVPVTVAASMAAIVAVSTFLNPFQIPVKLDSGNLVVTGTKITMESPHLAGFTPDQRPYELWAKTATQDITDPDHVDLNDLRAKVLMEDKSTLLLDARTGRFDNKQQQLDLRKDIFLRTSTGYEARLDSAFVDMGKGTVSSDEHVDVKLTNGTLTADRLRITEGGEVIRFEGNVVMHLDKLDDPAVAQPAPAEQPAPPVKTRTPQNKSANSK; from the coding sequence GTGAATTCGGCCCAGAATCCAACCTACGACGCCGCGCTTGCGGCGAAGTTTGCCAACGCGGCGCGCCACAGCCGCCTGGTGCGGATTCTGCGCATCGCGGTGCCGGTGACGGTGGCTGCGTCCATGGCGGCGATCGTCGCCGTCTCGACCTTCCTCAATCCCTTCCAGATCCCCGTGAAGCTCGACTCCGGAAATCTCGTGGTGACAGGCACCAAGATCACGATGGAATCGCCGCATCTGGCGGGCTTCACGCCGGACCAGCGGCCCTACGAGCTCTGGGCCAAGACCGCGACGCAGGACATCACCGATCCTGATCATGTCGATCTCAACGATTTGCGCGCGAAGGTGCTGATGGAAGACAAATCGACTTTGCTGCTCGATGCCCGCACCGGCCGCTTCGACAACAAGCAGCAGCAGCTCGACCTGCGCAAGGATATCTTCCTGCGCACCTCGACCGGCTACGAGGCACGGCTGGACTCGGCCTTCGTCGACATGGGCAAGGGAACGGTCTCCTCGGATGAGCATGTCGACGTCAAGCTGACCAACGGCACGCTGACCGCCGACCGGCTGCGGATCACGGAAGGCGGTGAGGTCATCCGCTTCGAGGGCAATGTGGTGATGCATCTGGACAAGCTGGATGACCCCGCCGTCGCCCAGCCTGCACCGGCCGAGCAGCCCGCGCCGCCTGTGAAGACACGCACGCCTCAGAACAAGTCTGCCAATTCAAAGTGA
- the lptB gene encoding LPS export ABC transporter ATP-binding protein: MVDLFSMFRRRPAKRGRPGFARQDITVLGDSVGGLVPSPVRDASPIGRDQPMRAPDHFQADYQADYQTEPPRAQAVHPVRAASRPNGAGGPQLLKRPGFLAVHSVEKSFGSRQVVRGVSIYVRRGEAVGLLGPNGAGKTTVFYMITGLIKPDRGAIELDGHDVTKLPMYQRARLGIGYLPQEASIFRGLTVEQNIRAVLEVVEPSRKKREQQLDSLLDEFNITRLRKSPSIALSGGERRRVEIARALATRPNYMLLDEPFAGIDPIAVGDIQDLVRHLTNRGIGVLITDHNVRETLGLTDRAYIVYAGEILTEGSPDEIVADPDVRRLYLGEEFRL, encoded by the coding sequence ATGGTCGATCTCTTCAGCATGTTCCGTCGGCGCCCCGCCAAGCGCGGCCGGCCAGGATTTGCGCGCCAGGACATCACCGTCCTCGGTGACAGCGTCGGCGGTCTCGTGCCCAGCCCGGTGCGCGATGCATCGCCGATCGGCCGTGACCAGCCGATGCGCGCGCCCGACCATTTCCAGGCCGACTACCAAGCCGATTACCAGACCGAGCCGCCGCGTGCCCAGGCGGTGCATCCCGTGAGGGCCGCCAGCAGGCCCAACGGCGCCGGCGGGCCGCAGCTGCTGAAGCGGCCGGGCTTCCTGGCTGTGCATAGCGTGGAAAAGAGTTTCGGCAGCCGCCAGGTGGTGCGCGGCGTCAGCATCTATGTGCGCCGCGGCGAAGCCGTCGGCCTGCTCGGCCCGAACGGCGCCGGCAAGACCACCGTGTTCTACATGATCACCGGCCTGATCAAGCCCGATCGCGGCGCGATCGAGCTTGACGGCCACGACGTCACCAAGCTGCCGATGTATCAGCGCGCGCGGCTCGGCATCGGCTATCTGCCGCAGGAAGCCTCGATCTTTCGCGGCCTCACCGTCGAGCAGAACATCCGCGCGGTGCTCGAAGTGGTCGAGCCCTCGCGCAAGAAGCGCGAGCAGCAGCTCGATTCGCTGCTCGACGAATTCAACATCACGCGCTTGCGGAAATCGCCGTCGATCGCGCTGTCGGGCGGCGAGCGCCGCCGCGTCGAGATTGCGCGCGCGCTGGCGACGCGTCCGAACTACATGCTGCTCGACGAGCCTTTCGCGGGCATCGATCCGATCGCGGTCGGCGACATTCAGGACCTCGTCCGCCATCTCACCAACCGCGGCATCGGCGTGCTGATCACCGACCACAATGTGCGCGAGACGCTCGGCCTGACCGATCGCGCCTATATCGTCTATGCCGGTGAAATCTTGACCGAGGGCAGCCCGGATGAGATCGTCGCCGATCCCGACGTTCGCCGGCTTTACCTTGGCGAGGAATTCCGCCTCTAG
- a CDS encoding LptA/OstA family protein, which translates to MMGFFSRNEDKRCAILGAAALAVGVALVATGAAVAQSTMQGVPNAMQGFSQNRDQPIQIEAASLEMRDKKKEATFSGNVKVIQGDTTMTSKTLVVFYDSGGDKPATPQPAPAKGAKAAPMQSATPGPGGSSSIKRLEARGNVVVTQKDQVVTGETAVFDTKTNLITMLGGVVLTQCKNVLRGDRLAVDMTTGVSRVESDSGRVQALLPQGGSNDCGSGSPGKPAAAPPMQLPGAGKQK; encoded by the coding sequence ATGATGGGATTCTTTTCGCGCAACGAAGACAAGCGGTGCGCCATTCTCGGTGCGGCTGCGCTCGCCGTCGGTGTCGCGCTGGTCGCAACCGGTGCGGCCGTCGCGCAGAGCACGATGCAAGGCGTGCCCAACGCGATGCAGGGCTTTTCGCAAAACCGCGACCAGCCGATCCAGATCGAAGCGGCCTCGCTCGAGATGCGCGACAAGAAGAAGGAGGCGACCTTCTCCGGCAATGTGAAGGTCATCCAGGGCGACACCACCATGACGTCGAAGACGCTCGTGGTGTTTTACGATTCGGGCGGGGACAAGCCGGCCACGCCGCAGCCTGCACCTGCGAAAGGGGCGAAGGCGGCCCCGATGCAGTCGGCGACGCCGGGCCCGGGCGGCAGTTCCTCGATCAAGCGGCTGGAGGCGCGCGGCAATGTGGTCGTCACCCAGAAGGACCAGGTGGTGACCGGCGAGACCGCCGTGTTCGACACCAAGACCAACCTCATCACCATGCTCGGCGGCGTCGTCCTCACGCAGTGCAAGAACGTGTTGCGCGGCGACCGTCTGGCGGTCGACATGACCACGGGCGTCTCGCGGGTGGAATCCGACAGCGGCAGGGTGCAGGCATTGCTGCCGCAGGGCGGCAGCAATGATTGCGGATCGGGGAGCCCGGGCAAGCCCGCTGCGGCGCCGCCGATGCAATTGCCGGGCGCAGGCAAGCAAAAGTAA
- a CDS encoding UbiA family prenyltransferase, protein MEQPAWQYESGAPTSSVTAAAARTLVIDLEGALLRSELLMEALFSSPARLLARFGAGGRPGMAALTDVLAQADIDYAHLPYDSDVLNQALAARARGEKIYLVAGRLAGHAAGIAAHLGFDGVVTPADLAAGELPFDRGAIDRIETRDSRHPGLKTWTKALRVYQYAKNTLVFVPAITAHQMNLPTLGYALLAFAAFSACASGAYLMNDLLDLAADRQHPTKRHRALAAGTLPISSALLAIPALWLLAVAASLCISPLFLGVLGGYLATTIAYSLALKRKMLVDVVTLAGLYTLRIIAGAVGVGVVLSEWLLIFSLFVFTSLALIKRFSELSMRESAGLADPSNRDYRITDLHIIGAMAAASAMNAVTVFSLYVSSSAVTPLYSRPWMLWLLNPLLLYWFGRALMMAHRREMPDDPILYTFRDGASRATVAAMICIMLAAI, encoded by the coding sequence ATGGAGCAGCCTGCCTGGCAGTACGAGTCTGGCGCCCCGACGTCGTCGGTCACGGCGGCGGCTGCGCGGACGCTGGTCATCGATCTCGAAGGCGCCCTGCTGCGGTCCGAACTCCTGATGGAGGCGCTGTTCTCGAGCCCGGCCCGCCTGCTGGCGCGGTTCGGGGCGGGCGGACGGCCGGGCATGGCGGCACTCACGGATGTGCTGGCGCAGGCCGACATCGACTACGCCCACCTGCCCTATGATTCCGACGTGCTGAACCAGGCGCTGGCGGCGCGCGCGCGTGGCGAAAAAATCTATCTGGTCGCGGGCCGCCTTGCGGGCCATGCGGCGGGCATCGCCGCGCATCTCGGTTTCGACGGCGTCGTGACGCCGGCCGATCTCGCGGCGGGCGAGCTTCCATTCGATCGCGGCGCGATCGATCGCATCGAGACCCGTGACAGCCGCCACCCCGGCCTGAAGACCTGGACGAAGGCGCTGCGGGTCTATCAATACGCCAAGAACACGCTGGTGTTCGTGCCCGCGATCACAGCGCATCAGATGAACCTCCCGACGCTCGGCTACGCGCTGCTGGCGTTCGCGGCGTTCTCGGCCTGTGCGTCGGGCGCCTATCTGATGAACGATCTGCTGGATCTCGCAGCCGACCGCCAGCATCCGACCAAACGGCATCGCGCGCTCGCGGCCGGCACCCTGCCGATCTCGTCCGCGCTGCTGGCGATCCCCGCGCTGTGGCTGCTCGCGGTTGCCGCCAGCCTCTGCATCTCGCCCTTGTTCCTTGGCGTGCTCGGCGGCTATCTCGCCACCACCATCGCCTATTCGCTCGCGCTCAAGCGCAAGATGCTGGTCGACGTCGTGACGCTCGCCGGCCTCTACACGCTGCGCATCATCGCCGGCGCGGTCGGCGTCGGCGTGGTGCTGTCGGAATGGCTCTTGATCTTCTCGCTGTTCGTGTTCACCTCGCTGGCGCTGATCAAGCGCTTCAGCGAGCTCAGCATGCGCGAGAGCGCCGGTCTTGCCGATCCCTCCAACCGCGATTACAGGATCACCGACCTGCACATCATCGGCGCGATGGCGGCGGCGAGTGCCATGAACGCGGTGACCGTGTTCTCGCTCTACGTCTCCTCCTCGGCGGTGACGCCGCTGTACAGCCGTCCCTGGATGCTGTGGCTGCTCAACCCGCTGCTGCTCTACTGGTTCGGCCGCGCCCTGATGATGGCGCATCGCCGCGAGATGCCCGACGATCCGATTCTCTACACTTTTCGCGATGGTGCCAGCCGCGCGACGGTGGCGGCGATGATCTGCATCATGCTGGCGGCGATCTGA
- the rpoN gene encoding RNA polymerase factor sigma-54, with the protein MALTQRLEFRQSQSLVMTPQLMQAIKLLQLSNLDLTTFVEEELERNPLLERANDEAPAGEAPAETGQFSDSDGRHNDEPGGGPGEAFEPGQEEWMSKDLGTRAEIEQTLDTGLDNVFSEEPAEAAARNAQDAAPTTYTEWGGGASGDEDYNLEAFVAAEITLGDHLAEQLSVAFTGPAQRMIGQYLIDLVDEAGYLPPDLGQAAERLGASQADVEDVLAVLQKFDPPGVCARNLSECLAIQLRELDRYDPAMQALVEHLDLLAKRDIASLRKLCGVDDEDIADMIGEIRRLNPKPGMKFGSARLQTMVPDVYVRPGPDGGWHVELNSDTLPRVLVNQTYYSELSKKIGKDGDKSYFTDALQNATWLVRALDQRARTILKVATEIVRQQDGFFTHGVAHLRPLNLKAVADAIQMHESTVSRVTANKYMATNRGTFELKYFFTASIASADGGEAHSAEAVRHHIKQLIDSEAPAAILSDDTIVERLRASGIDIARRTVAKYREAMRIPSSVQRRRDKQSALGNVLSTAMPDRSRNTEPA; encoded by the coding sequence ATGGCGCTCACGCAGAGATTAGAGTTCCGGCAATCGCAGTCGCTGGTCATGACGCCGCAGCTGATGCAGGCGATCAAGCTGCTGCAATTGTCCAATCTCGATCTCACGACCTTCGTGGAAGAGGAACTCGAGCGGAACCCCCTGCTGGAGCGGGCCAACGACGAGGCCCCCGCGGGTGAAGCCCCGGCCGAGACCGGCCAGTTCAGCGATTCCGACGGGAGGCACAACGACGAGCCGGGCGGCGGTCCGGGCGAGGCGTTCGAGCCGGGCCAGGAAGAATGGATGAGCAAGGATCTCGGCACCCGCGCCGAGATCGAGCAGACCCTGGACACGGGCCTGGACAACGTCTTCTCCGAGGAACCGGCCGAGGCCGCCGCGCGCAACGCCCAGGATGCGGCGCCGACCACCTATACCGAATGGGGCGGCGGCGCCTCCGGCGACGAGGATTACAATCTCGAAGCCTTCGTCGCCGCGGAGATCACGCTCGGTGACCATCTTGCCGAGCAGCTGTCGGTCGCCTTCACCGGCCCGGCGCAGCGCATGATCGGCCAGTACCTGATCGACCTCGTCGACGAGGCCGGCTATCTGCCGCCGGATCTCGGCCAGGCCGCCGAGCGCCTTGGCGCATCGCAAGCCGACGTCGAGGACGTCCTTGCCGTGCTGCAAAAATTCGATCCGCCCGGCGTCTGCGCGCGCAATTTGAGCGAATGCCTGGCGATCCAGCTCCGCGAGCTCGACCGCTACGACCCGGCGATGCAGGCCCTCGTCGAGCACCTCGATCTGCTGGCGAAGCGCGACATCGCTTCGTTGCGCAAGCTCTGCGGCGTCGACGACGAGGACATCGCCGACATGATCGGCGAGATCCGCCGCCTCAATCCCAAGCCCGGCATGAAGTTCGGCTCGGCGCGGCTCCAGACCATGGTGCCCGACGTCTATGTCCGCCCGGGCCCGGATGGCGGCTGGCATGTCGAGCTCAACAGCGACACCTTGCCGCGCGTGCTGGTCAACCAGACCTATTATTCCGAGCTGTCGAAGAAGATCGGCAAGGACGGCGACAAGTCCTATTTCACCGACGCGCTCCAGAACGCGACCTGGCTGGTGCGCGCGCTCGATCAGCGGGCCCGCACCATCCTGAAAGTTGCAACGGAAATCGTGCGCCAGCAGGACGGCTTCTTCACCCACGGCGTGGCGCATCTGCGGCCGCTGAATCTGAAGGCCGTGGCCGACGCCATCCAGATGCATGAATCCACGGTGTCGCGCGTCACCGCCAACAAGTACATGGCGACAAATCGCGGCACATTCGAATTGAAATATTTCTTCACGGCCTCGATCGCCTCCGCCGACGGCGGCGAGGCGCATTCCGCCGAGGCCGTGCGCCACCACATCAAGCAGCTGATCGATTCGGAAGCGCCGGCGGCGATCCTGTCGGATGACACCATCGTGGAACGCTTACGCGCCTCGGGAATTGATATTGCCCGCCGCACGGTCGCGAAGTATCGCGAAGCCATGCGCATTCCCTCGTCGGTACAACGCCGCCGTGACAAGCAGAGCGCTCTTGGTAACGTCCTCTCCACCGCAATGCCCGATCGCTCCCGCAACACCGAGCCGGCCTGA